In Perognathus longimembris pacificus isolate PPM17 chromosome 23, ASM2315922v1, whole genome shotgun sequence, a single genomic region encodes these proteins:
- the Tekt4 gene encoding tektin-4, which translates to MAQTEVLLTKQPAPQTIDPCELPPKVYDVACNTGAHTSSGLATAGFRTAKYLMDEWYQNSYARYHQAFSDRDFSERQRHESQQLAAETGALAQRTQQDSTMKVGERLEEMHCWKSNLQQEVEDLTSETDLLLAQKLRLERALDASALPFSIAIDNLQCRDRRQHPDLVRDYVEEELLKEAELIRYIQELLKRTIQQVLNQIRLNREQKEACEMGFSDKVESYNIDQTCSRYHNNSTDVQFHLHSTKFEESASTPESWAKYTQDMLLRAERERLGSVNLRSLIDSILRDTSEDLRLQADAVNRAFGRRCEELEDAQNKLKYHLQRTLREITDQEHQIAALKQAIKDKEAPLRVAQTRLYQRARRPNVELCRDRAQFRLLSEVEELNMSLTMLRDKLQDAEQALRNLEDSRMALEKDLAVKANSLFIDRQKCMAHRHRYPTVLQLAGYQ; encoded by the exons ATGGCGCAGACTGAGGTGCTTCTGACTAAGCAGCCGGCCCCACAGACCATCGACCCTTGCGAGCTGCCACCCAAGGTGTATGATGTGGCCTGCAACACGGGTGCCCACACGTCCTCAGGCCTGGCCACTGCCGGCTTCCGCACGGCCAAGTACCTCATGGACGAGTGGTACCAGAACTCCTACGCCCGCTACCACCAGGCCTTCTCAGACCGCGACTTCTCGGAGCGGCAGCGGCATGAGAGCCAGCAGCTGGCAGCGGAGACTGGCGCCCTGGCCCAGCGCACGCAACAGGACTCCACGATGAAGGTGGGGGAGCGCCTGGAGGAGATGCACTGCTGGAAGTCCAACCTTCAGCAGGAGGTGGAGGACCTGACCTCGGAGACCGACCTGCTCCTGGCCCAGAAGCTGCGTCTGGAGCGTGCCCTGGATGCcagcgccctgcccttctccatTGCCATCGACAACCTGCAGTGCCGTGATCGCCGCCAGCACCCCGACCTCGTGCGCGACTACGTGGAGGAGGAGCTACTCAAG gaagCTGAGCTTATCCGGTACATTCAAGAGCTCCTGAAGAGGACCATCCAGCAAGTTTTGAACCAGATACG GCTGAATCGAGAGCAAAAGGAGGCGTGTGAAATGGGCTTCTCGGACAAGGTAGAGTCCTACAACATCGATCAGACCTGCTCCCGCTACCATAACAATAGCACGGACGTGCAGTTCCACCTGCACTCCACCAAGTTTGAGGAGAG cgcctcCACACCAGAGTCGTGGGCCAAGTACACCCAGGACATGCTGCTTCGTGCAGAGCGCGAGCGCCTGGGGTCAGTCAACTTGCGGTCGCTCATCGACTCCATCCTGCGGGACACCTCAGAGGACCTGCGGCTGCAGGCTGACGCTGTCAACCGGGCCTTTGGGCGTCGCTGCGAGGAGCTGGAGGATGCGCAGAACAAGCTGAAGTACCACCTGCAGAGG ACGCTTCGGGAGATCACTGACCAGGAGCACCAGATAGCCGCACTGAAGCAAGCCATCAAGGACAAGGAGGCGCCACTGCGTGTTGCCCAGACCCGCCTGTACCAGCGTGCACGCAGGCCCAACGTGGAGCTGTGCCGGGACAGGGCACAGTTCAG GCTGCTGAGTGAGGTGGAGGAGCTGAACATGTCACTCACAATGCTGAGGGACAAGCTGCAGGATGCCGAGCAGGCACTGCGCAACCTGGAGGACTCCCGCATGGCCCTGGAGAAGGACCTGGCCGTCAAAGCCAACAGCCTCTTCATTGACCGCCAGAAGTGCATGGCCCACCGCCACCGCTACCCCACTGTCCTCCAGCTGGCCGGCTACCAGTAA
- the C1qtnf8 gene encoding LOW QUALITY PROTEIN: complement C1q tumor necrosis factor-related protein 8 (The sequence of the model RefSeq protein was modified relative to this genomic sequence to represent the inferred CDS: substituted 1 base at 1 genomic stop codon) yields the protein MAVSALVVLALVLPLGAWTVLGNSRWPCVPCCHQAWSPAVASSPNAWASSGDPWAGPPHVHPTVDITILKGEKEEAGVRGHSGQRGREGPQGLHGQPGHKGRKGQVGPPGAPCQHTYTTFSVGRRKGLQSRDSFQVVPFDTELVNLDSTFNLALGHFRCIVPGMYFLSLHVHTWNYKEAYLHIMLDQQPMAVLYAXPNERSLMQAQSLLLPLVASNTIWVRMFHRDQENTIYGEPGDLYITFSGHLVAPTAQL from the exons ATGGCAGTCTCTGCCCTTGTGGTCCTGGCTCTGGTACTGCCCTTGGGAGCCTGGACAGTCCTGGGGAATTCCAGATGGCCCTGTGTGCCCTGCTGCCACCAGGCCTGGTCCCCAGCTGTGGCCTCCAGCCCAAATGCCTGGGCAAGCTCTGGGGACCCATGGGCAGGACCACCCCATGTGCATCCCACCGTTGACATCACAATCCTCAAAG gagagaaggaagaggcaggTGTCCGAGGCCACTCAggacaaagagggagggagggccctcAGGGCCTCCATGGCCAGCCAGGCCACAAAGGCCGGAAGGGGCAGGTGGGCCCCCCAGGAGCCCCTTGCCAGCACACCTACACGACCTTCTCGGTGGGCCGACGCAAGGGTCTGCAGagcagggacagcttccaggtgGTGCCCTTTGACACCGAGCTTGTAAACCTGGACAGCACTTTCAACCTGGCCTTGGGCCACTTCCGCTGCATCGTCCCTGGCATGTACTTCCTGAGCCTGCATGTGCACACCTGGAACTACAAGGAGGCCTACCTGCACATCATGCTAGACCAGCAGCCCATGGCCGTGCTGTACGCGTAGCCCAACGAGCGCAGCCTCATGCAGGCCCAGAGCTTGCTGCTGCCACTGGTCGCCAGCAACACCATCTGGGTGCGCATGTTCCACCGTGACCAAGAGAACACCATCTACGGAGAGCCTGGAgacctgtacatcaccttcagtGGCCACCTGGTGGCTCCAACCGCCCAGCTCTAG